Proteins from a genomic interval of Chitinophagales bacterium:
- a CDS encoding DUF1080 domain-containing protein: MKFSIYTTVLFLFYLTAMAQESTDPKATEVWEPVPAMVNGGIHAFSSAPSDAIVLFDGTDLSQWQKPQFLHEKGTVKEMQADVEQLDETYAHPEADWTVEDGQFTVKPGTGAIETKQKFGDFQLHIEWLSPQDVGKEGQGYSNSGIFMMGLYEMQVLNCYDNKTYSNGQAGSIYKQHIPLVNASRRPGEWQQYDIVFTAPKFKKDGSLESPAYVTAFHNGVLIQNHTELKGPTAYIGKASYFPHPEKMPLRLQDHGDLVRYRNVWVREL; encoded by the coding sequence ATGAAATTTTCCATTTATACTACTGTTTTATTCCTTTTTTACTTGACTGCAATGGCTCAAGAAAGCACCGACCCAAAAGCAACTGAAGTTTGGGAACCCGTTCCTGCAATGGTAAATGGTGGTATTCATGCGTTTAGCAGTGCGCCTTCTGATGCGATTGTTTTGTTTGATGGAACAGACCTTTCGCAATGGCAAAAACCGCAGTTTCTACACGAAAAAGGGACGGTGAAGGAAATGCAAGCGGATGTCGAACAATTGGACGAAACCTATGCGCATCCCGAAGCGGACTGGACGGTAGAGGACGGACAGTTTACCGTCAAACCCGGCACAGGCGCAATCGAAACCAAACAAAAATTTGGTGATTTCCAATTACACATCGAATGGCTGAGTCCGCAAGATGTTGGAAAAGAAGGACAAGGGTATAGCAACAGTGGCATTTTTATGATGGGCCTCTACGAAATGCAGGTGTTGAACTGCTACGACAATAAAACCTACTCGAATGGTCAGGCGGGTAGTATCTACAAACAACATATTCCGTTGGTCAATGCTTCTCGCCGCCCTGGTGAATGGCAGCAATACGACATCGTGTTCACCGCCCCAAAATTCAAAAAAGACGGCAGCCTCGAAAGTCCTGCTTACGTGACGGCTTTTCACAATGGCGTGCTGATTCAGAATCATACAGAGCTCAAAGGCCCAACGGCTTATATCGGCAAGGCAAGTTATTTTCCACATCCCGAAAAAATGCCTTTGCGCTTGCAGGATCATGGTGATTTGGTGCGGTATCGGAATGTTTGGGTGAGGGAACTTTAG
- the metH gene encoding methionine synthase produces the protein MNYNTPTTPNFPALQRAIQERILVIDGAMGSLIQEYKLSEAEFRGEQFKEHYIDLKGNNDLLCLTKPEVISEIHKRYLEAGADIIETNTFNGTPISQKDYGLQDYAYDINFAAAKIAKAAAVEYTEKNPDKPRFAAGGLGPTNVTASLSPDVNRPAYRAVTFDEIKEAYYVQAKGLMDGGCDIFLVETVFDTLNCKAALYAIMELFEETGKVLPLMVSVTIVDQSGRNLSGQTIEAFYNSVSHAPLFSVGINCSLGATEMRPYIAELSKIADCYISCYPNAGLPNAFGGYDEQPNQTAHLIEEFAKDGLVNIVGGCCGTTPDHVAHIAQHVEGLKPRVPSEVEPLLRLSGMEALTVYKESNFVNIGERTNVTGSRMFARLIKEEKYEDALAVARHQVEGGAQLIDVNMDEGMLDSEAAMPHFLNLIASEPDIAKLPIVVDSSKWTVIEAGLKCLQGKGVVNSISLKEGEASFIEQAKKIRKYGAAVIVMAFDEDGQADTVERKVEICQRSYDVLTQKVGFPPQDIIFDPNIFAVATGIEEHNGYALAFIEATRQIKERMPLTKVSGGVSNVSFSFRGNDPVREAMHSAFLYHAIQAGMDMGIVNAGMMEVYAEVPKDLLELVEDVLLNRREDATERLVEFAETVKGAGKQRVKDDTWRQGTVEERLSHALVKGIVEHIDEDTEEARLKYGRPLLVIEGPLMDGMNVVGDLFGSGKMFLPQVVKSARVMKKSVAYLQPFLEAEKAAGLEGSGSKTRPKVLMATVKGDVHDIGKNIVGVVLACNNYDVIDMGVMVPAAKILKAAKEQKVDIIGLSGLITPSLDEMVYVAEEMERQGFDIPLLVGGATTSQMHTAVKVAPKYSGATVHVLDASRSVPVANSLLGEQKEAFMKEVVEKYDVFRERFANKKSNKKYLSIEAARANGAKLEYAPVEPNFLGTKVFEDYPLEELRAYIDWTPFFSSWQMKGKYPAILTDENSGTEATKLFNDAQKMLDQIIEGKWLTAKAVIGIFEGNRVNGDDILVEAGGEKRENGDDSMRSPRINSWATHGEFTFHCLRQQVQKSKKLPNRSLADFIAPKESGIEDYVGGFAVTTGIGIEKWVKQFEEKHDDYSAILLKSLADRLAEAFAECMHKRVRTEFWGYAKDENLGNEDLIAENYKGIRPAPGYSACPDHTMKTTLFDLLNVTENIGIELTESLAMYPAASVSGLYFAHPESTYFAVGEIQKDQVVDLAKRKGVPVEEVEKWLKVSLGYEV, from the coding sequence ATGAATTATAATACCCCAACAACTCCCAATTTCCCTGCCCTCCAACGTGCGATACAAGAAAGAATATTAGTCATAGACGGAGCAATGGGCAGCTTGATACAAGAATACAAATTGTCGGAAGCCGAATTTAGAGGCGAGCAGTTCAAAGAGCATTACATTGATTTGAAGGGCAATAACGACCTTTTGTGTCTGACCAAACCCGAAGTCATCAGCGAAATCCACAAACGCTACTTGGAAGCAGGTGCAGACATCATCGAGACCAACACCTTCAACGGCACACCAATTTCGCAGAAAGACTATGGGCTGCAAGACTACGCTTACGACATCAACTTTGCGGCGGCAAAAATCGCAAAGGCAGCAGCAGTAGAATACACCGAAAAAAATCCAGATAAACCTCGTTTTGCAGCGGGAGGCTTGGGGCCAACGAATGTGACGGCATCGCTATCGCCCGATGTGAATCGCCCTGCTTACCGAGCCGTAACTTTTGACGAAATCAAGGAAGCCTACTATGTTCAGGCAAAAGGCTTGATGGATGGCGGTTGTGATATCTTTTTGGTCGAAACAGTGTTTGATACGCTAAACTGCAAGGCGGCTTTGTATGCGATTATGGAACTGTTTGAAGAAACGGGGAAGGTATTGCCGCTGATGGTGTCGGTGACGATTGTGGACCAAAGTGGACGCAATTTGTCGGGACAAACGATTGAAGCGTTTTACAATTCGGTGAGTCATGCGCCTTTGTTTAGTGTGGGCATCAACTGCTCTTTGGGAGCAACCGAAATGCGTCCTTACATTGCAGAATTGTCCAAAATAGCTGATTGTTACATCAGTTGTTATCCCAATGCTGGCTTGCCAAATGCCTTTGGAGGATATGATGAGCAGCCAAACCAAACGGCACATTTGATTGAAGAATTTGCCAAAGATGGTTTGGTGAACATTGTAGGCGGTTGTTGTGGAACGACTCCAGATCACGTTGCACACATTGCCCAACACGTTGAAGGATTGAAGCCGAGAGTGCCATCTGAAGTTGAGCCTTTGCTGCGATTGAGTGGAATGGAGGCTTTGACGGTTTATAAGGAAAGCAATTTTGTGAACATTGGGGAGCGAACGAATGTGACGGGTTCTCGGATGTTTGCCCGATTGATTAAGGAAGAAAAATATGAGGATGCTTTGGCGGTAGCAAGGCATCAAGTGGAAGGTGGGGCGCAGTTGATTGATGTGAATATGGACGAAGGTATGTTGGATTCAGAGGCTGCAATGCCGCACTTTCTGAATCTGATTGCTTCTGAACCTGATATTGCAAAGTTGCCGATTGTGGTGGATTCTTCCAAGTGGACGGTGATTGAAGCGGGATTGAAGTGTTTGCAGGGAAAGGGCGTGGTCAATTCGATTTCATTGAAGGAAGGCGAGGCGAGTTTTATTGAACAAGCTAAGAAAATTCGCAAGTATGGGGCGGCAGTGATTGTGATGGCTTTTGACGAAGATGGTCAAGCAGATACGGTGGAGCGAAAGGTGGAGATTTGCCAACGAAGCTACGATGTGTTGACCCAAAAGGTGGGTTTTCCGCCACAAGACATCATTTTTGACCCCAATATTTTTGCAGTGGCTACGGGCATTGAAGAACACAATGGTTATGCGCTGGCATTTATTGAAGCGACCCGACAGATTAAGGAGCGAATGCCTTTGACCAAAGTAAGTGGCGGTGTGAGTAATGTATCTTTCTCGTTTAGAGGCAATGACCCTGTTCGTGAAGCGATGCACTCTGCGTTTTTGTACCATGCGATTCAGGCGGGTATGGACATGGGGATTGTGAATGCGGGTATGATGGAGGTGTATGCCGAAGTGCCAAAAGACTTATTGGAGTTGGTGGAAGATGTGTTGTTGAACCGTCGAGAGGATGCTACGGAGCGTTTGGTGGAGTTTGCAGAGACGGTGAAAGGGGCTGGAAAACAACGGGTCAAGGACGATACTTGGAGGCAAGGAACGGTGGAGGAGCGTTTGAGTCATGCGCTTGTGAAGGGGATTGTGGAGCATATTGACGAAGATACGGAAGAGGCTCGTTTGAAATATGGTCGCCCTTTGTTGGTGATTGAAGGACCGCTGATGGATGGTATGAATGTGGTGGGTGATTTGTTTGGTTCGGGCAAGATGTTTTTGCCGCAAGTGGTGAAAAGTGCGAGGGTGATGAAAAAGTCGGTGGCGTATTTGCAGCCGTTTTTGGAGGCAGAAAAGGCAGCAGGATTGGAGGGAAGTGGCAGCAAAACCCGTCCTAAAGTATTGATGGCAACCGTAAAAGGGGATGTGCATGATATTGGAAAAAACATTGTGGGTGTGGTGCTTGCCTGCAATAACTACGATGTGATTGACATGGGCGTGATGGTGCCTGCTGCAAAGATTTTGAAAGCTGCAAAGGAGCAAAAGGTCGACATTATCGGACTGAGTGGTTTGATTACCCCTTCGCTGGATGAAATGGTCTATGTGGCGGAGGAAATGGAAAGACAGGGTTTTGATATTCCGCTATTGGTTGGAGGGGCTACAACGAGTCAAATGCACACTGCCGTCAAGGTCGCTCCAAAATACAGTGGCGCAACGGTGCATGTATTGGATGCTTCAAGAAGTGTGCCTGTGGCAAATTCACTTTTGGGCGAACAGAAAGAGGCGTTTATGAAAGAAGTGGTCGAGAAATACGATGTTTTCCGTGAGCGTTTTGCCAACAAAAAATCGAACAAAAAATACTTGTCTATTGAAGCGGCTCGTGCCAATGGCGCAAAATTGGAGTACGCACCTGTCGAGCCTAACTTTCTGGGAACGAAGGTTTTTGAAGATTATCCATTGGAGGAATTGCGGGCTTATATTGATTGGACTCCTTTTTTTAGCAGTTGGCAAATGAAGGGCAAGTACCCTGCAATTTTGACGGATGAAAATTCGGGAACGGAGGCTACTAAGCTCTTCAATGATGCCCAGAAAATGCTCGACCAAATTATTGAAGGGAAATGGCTGACGGCTAAGGCGGTGATTGGAATTTTTGAGGGAAATAGAGTGAATGGGGATGATATTTTGGTGGAAGCAGGAGGCGAGAAGCGAGAAAATGGGGATGATTCCATGCGTAGCCCACGAATTAATTCGTGGGCTACGCATGGGGAATTTACTTTCCATTGCCTCCGCCAACAAGTCCAAAAATCTAAAAAACTCCCAAATCGCAGCTTGGCAGATTTCATTGCGCCAAAGGAATCGGGAATTGAGGATTATGTGGGCGGTTTTGCAGTGACAACGGGGATTGGCATCGAAAAATGGGTCAAACAGTTTGAGGAAAAACACGATGATTATTCGGCGATTTTGTTGAAATCTTTGGCGGATAGATTGGCGGAAGCCTTTGCGGAGTGTATGCACAAGCGGGTAAGAACGGAATTTTGGGGCTATGCAAAGGATGAAAATTTGGGGAATGAGGATTTGATTGCCGAAAACTACAAGGGGATTCGTCCTGCTCCTGGCTATTCGGCTTGTCCCGACCACACCATGAAAACGACTTTGTTTGACCTCTTAAATGTGACCGAAAATATCGGCATTGAACTGACCGAAAGTTTGGCGATGTATCCTGCTGCTTCGGTCAGTGGCTTGTATTTCGCCCATCCCGAAAGCACTTATTTTGCAGTGGGTGAGATTCAAAAAGACCAAGTGGTGGATTTGGCGAAGCGGAAAGGCGTGCCTGTGGAAGAAGTGGAGAAATGGCTGAAGGTGAGTTTGGGGTATGAGGTGTGA
- a CDS encoding PDDEXK nuclease domain-containing protein: MANYIIFDDKYVEKGSYRQRLNVRIILCPEKKNIEVEYALRTTNKPIGVAAYKLIHKSHGLIFFSKAQ; this comes from the coding sequence GTGGCGAATTATATCATTTTTGACGATAAGTATGTTGAAAAAGGTAGTTATCGCCAAAGATTGAATGTTAGAATCATTCTTTGTCCTGAAAAGAAAAACATTGAAGTAGAATATGCTTTGAGAACAACGAACAAACCTATTGGAGTAGCTGCCTACAAACTCATCCACAAATCTCATGGTTTGATTTTCTTTTCGAAGGCTCAATAA
- a CDS encoding thioredoxin family protein yields the protein MKNFHFTLVLLTSILIATGIHYIEYQSTLPKLQKCFSQHTPCFKDYDEGLRAAKLWEKPAILMFSAWACVNCQRWVEVLYKHPPILKFMEEEFVLIVLEVDDMTSLPSEEQITYFNHQGKQKELKTVGDKWTRIAISCYTCCSQPKFFLINSEKELLVIEALGYANLEKFQAFLEAGLHNFQHGISEGKMECDL from the coding sequence ATGAAAAACTTTCACTTCACCCTTGTTCTTCTGACTTCAATACTCATTGCAACAGGTATCCACTATATTGAATATCAATCTACATTGCCCAAACTCCAAAAGTGCTTTTCGCAGCACACTCCTTGTTTCAAAGACTATGATGAAGGTTTAAGAGCAGCAAAACTTTGGGAGAAACCTGCAATTTTAATGTTTTCGGCTTGGGCGTGTGTTAATTGTCAGAGATGGGTTGAAGTTTTGTATAAACATCCACCTATTTTGAAGTTTATGGAAGAGGAATTCGTTTTGATTGTTTTGGAGGTAGATGATATGACATCATTACCATCCGAAGAACAAATTACTTACTTCAATCATCAGGGCAAGCAAAAAGAACTCAAAACCGTTGGAGATAAATGGACTCGCATTGCAATATCTTGTTATACTTGCTGCTCACAACCTAAATTCTTTCTAATTAATTCAGAAAAGGAGTTGTTGGTAATTGAAGCACTTGGCTATGCGAATTTAGAAAAATTTCAAGCTTTCCTTGAAGCAGGATTACACAATTTTCAACATGGAATTTCAGAAGGAAAAATGGAGTGTGACTTGTAA
- a CDS encoding HIT domain-containing protein has product MFIKSPKNPNAHLTIKDRQHPSFPTRHLHQNGYLEGRILDFGCGSGKDVEFLKEKGYEVVAYDPYYFNEFPEGKFDTIICHYVLNVLMPEEQAGVLMEVSELLKPTGTAYFTVRRDIKKNGFRYHTKQRCDVYQCNVRLNQKSILLADHCEIYEYHHFNQKVYRTEKDCPFCKPIAERTLITESATVYATNDRHPISKGHSLIIPKRHTHDYFSLNFKEQQAIWLVVNRVKQLLMKEYKPEGFNIRINNGPIAGQTIPHVHIHLIPRYEGDGVEDFVRT; this is encoded by the coding sequence ATGTTCATCAAATCTCCAAAAAATCCCAATGCCCACCTAACCATAAAGGACCGCCAACACCCTTCCTTCCCCACCCGTCACCTCCACCAAAACGGCTATCTCGAAGGACGAATATTAGATTTTGGTTGTGGTTCGGGAAAAGATGTAGAATTTTTGAAGGAAAAGGGTTACGAAGTTGTAGCTTATGACCCCTATTATTTCAATGAATTTCCAGAAGGAAAATTCGACACCATTATATGTCACTATGTTTTGAACGTCTTGATGCCCGAAGAACAGGCGGGCGTTTTGATGGAAGTTTCAGAACTGTTAAAGCCCACAGGCACGGCTTATTTCACGGTTCGTAGAGACATCAAAAAAAATGGGTTTCGCTACCATACCAAACAGCGGTGCGATGTGTATCAATGCAATGTGAGGTTGAATCAAAAAAGCATATTGTTGGCAGATCATTGCGAAATTTATGAATACCACCATTTCAACCAAAAAGTATATCGCACCGAAAAGGATTGCCCGTTTTGCAAACCCATTGCAGAGAGAACCTTGATAACCGAATCGGCTACGGTCTATGCGACGAATGACCGACATCCTATCAGCAAGGGACATTCTTTGATTATTCCCAAACGACATACTCACGATTATTTTTCTTTGAACTTCAAAGAGCAGCAAGCTATTTGGCTGGTCGTCAATCGGGTGAAGCAATTGCTAATGAAAGAATATAAACCAGAAGGCTTCAATATCCGCATCAACAATGGTCCCATTGCAGGGCAAACGATTCCGCATGTGCATATTCACCTGATACCGAGATATGAAGGAGATGGAGTTGAGGATTTTGTGCGGACATGA
- a CDS encoding aldo/keto reductase, with amino-acid sequence MKNLSRRKFIHFSTATTALLLLPNIHTAAMNTITSMSSDILTRPIPKCPQERIPIVGMGTWQTFDVGNNATERTNLKKVLSAFIEMGGTLLDSSPMYGSSEEVLGDLAVELDVLKQLFMATKVWTTGKNAGIDQMKASMQKMQCNPMDLMQVHNLLDFKTHIKTLQRWKAEGKIRYIGITHYTDSYHDDLVRLIESESLDFVQFNYSILSRHAEKQLLPAAQANGVATLINRPYESGSLFRQVKGKQLPEWVKEYGINSWGQFFLKFILSHPAVTCVIPATSKEHHLRDNMGAGFGEMPDDKVREEMSKVLI; translated from the coding sequence ATGAAAAACTTATCTCGGCGAAAATTTATCCATTTTTCGACAGCCACAACAGCATTATTACTTTTACCCAACATCCATACAGCTGCCATGAACACAATCACTTCAATGTCCTCTGATATTCTCACCCGCCCGATTCCCAAATGTCCACAAGAACGCATCCCCATTGTAGGCATGGGAACGTGGCAAACCTTTGATGTAGGAAACAACGCTACCGAGCGAACAAATCTCAAAAAAGTATTGTCTGCCTTCATCGAAATGGGCGGCACCCTCTTAGATTCCTCGCCCATGTATGGCAGTTCGGAAGAAGTCTTGGGTGATTTGGCGGTAGAGTTGGACGTATTGAAGCAGTTGTTCATGGCGACAAAAGTTTGGACAACAGGCAAAAATGCAGGCATTGACCAAATGAAAGCCTCCATGCAAAAAATGCAATGCAACCCGATGGATCTCATGCAAGTCCACAACCTCCTCGACTTCAAAACCCACATCAAAACCCTCCAACGGTGGAAAGCGGAAGGTAAAATCCGCTATATCGGCATCACGCACTATACTGATTCTTACCACGATGATTTGGTGCGATTGATTGAAAGCGAATCCCTTGATTTTGTTCAGTTCAACTATTCCATCCTATCCCGTCATGCCGAAAAACAACTTCTCCCTGCTGCTCAAGCCAATGGAGTAGCAACGTTGATCAACCGACCTTATGAAAGTGGCTCTTTGTTTCGACAGGTGAAAGGCAAACAATTGCCTGAATGGGTCAAAGAATACGGTATCAACAGTTGGGGACAGTTCTTTTTGAAGTTCATTCTTTCTCACCCTGCTGTTACTTGTGTCATTCCCGCTACTTCAAAAGAGCATCACCTACGGGACAATATGGGGGCAGGTTTTGGAGAAATGCCTGATGATAAGGTAAGGGAGGAGATGAGTAAAGTTTTGATTTGA
- a CDS encoding cytochrome c: MSKNLLYSITFLIVLFAACTQNQTVYTASKAIEKTIEKREIPFEVSIDEVKHYSKDTTVLIEFDNFFTEPITFRGFPLKPIIDSLKLEGMDNLQLTFVCTDGYKPSIPLVNALHEEGYITHQGEEDLKAWPDSIRKRIPPYYVTWKTDEPNKDLINPYGVTSMRVELIGFNYDKLLPQKVKEDSLLSNGFKLYEKMCMKCHSVNKEGGDLGPELNYPQNITEYRSKEFMFAFIKNPQAFRYNSKMHSIPLSDEKLDLIYNYLEVMKGFKIAEK, encoded by the coding sequence ATGTCGAAAAATCTACTCTATTCCATTACATTCCTAATTGTTCTCTTTGCTGCTTGCACTCAAAACCAAACTGTTTATACTGCTTCAAAAGCGATAGAGAAGACGATTGAAAAAAGAGAAATTCCTTTTGAAGTAAGCATAGATGAGGTGAAACACTATTCCAAAGACACGACTGTTCTGATTGAATTTGACAATTTTTTCACCGAACCCATTACTTTTCGAGGTTTTCCATTGAAGCCCATTATTGACTCTTTGAAGCTCGAGGGTATGGACAATTTGCAGCTTACATTTGTCTGCACAGATGGATACAAACCTTCTATACCTTTGGTTAATGCACTTCATGAGGAAGGCTACATTACCCATCAAGGTGAGGAAGATTTGAAGGCATGGCCCGATAGCATACGCAAAAGAATTCCGCCCTATTATGTGACGTGGAAAACTGATGAGCCGAACAAGGATTTGATCAATCCGTATGGTGTGACTTCAATGAGGGTAGAGTTGATAGGCTTCAACTACGACAAACTGCTGCCACAAAAAGTGAAGGAAGACAGCCTGTTGTCCAATGGATTCAAACTCTATGAAAAGATGTGTATGAAGTGTCATTCGGTAAACAAAGAGGGGGGGGATTTGGGACCAGAACTGAATTACCCTCAAAACATCACCGAATACAGAAGCAAAGAGTTTATGTTTGCCTTTATCAAAAATCCTCAGGCGTTTCGCTACAACAGCAAAATGCACTCAATTCCGTTGTCCGATGAAAAATTGGACTTGATTTACAATTATTTGGAGGTGATGAAGGGATTTAAAATTGCTGAAAAATAA
- a CDS encoding HNH endonuclease domain-containing protein, with protein MQLPFSNILPIDRLSQCFNDTTNSYKFYWFLAILEAVTHSRENGNIVIEMKSLAAKMVSNVWYPLSYYKLSFGKQDGFKGIADEISSKMDIDNRPNSADLFKQIEGKLTTFEIEAINNKVLTLLDYAPYLFIRPFWQELLKGEKGYKVNEHIKQLANEAFENNTHQTIYRFIGKKKEEKIEVDEKWVNYFKDNHGIIQGFIYWHLVRFLQKHNPNVIGLSEKLFKPVERDLKRAKRFWRLYFSAHSSLQCIYSNTPIRSNISIDHFLPWSYVAHDELWNLLPTFKKVNSSKGNCLPNLNQYLGSFIHLQHKAFLTAYNSSMKEEDRKKLLEDYTFLFNKSIDQIAALPYTKFEQKIKDTLIPMHQIATNMGFSTNWTYQP; from the coding sequence ATGCAACTACCTTTTTCAAATATACTTCCAATAGATAGGCTAAGTCAATGCTTCAATGACACCACTAATTCGTACAAGTTTTATTGGTTTTTGGCGATTTTGGAAGCAGTAACTCATAGTAGAGAGAATGGAAATATTGTCATTGAGATGAAAAGTTTGGCTGCGAAAATGGTGTCAAACGTTTGGTATCCATTAAGTTACTATAAACTGTCTTTTGGAAAACAAGATGGCTTCAAAGGCATTGCAGACGAGATTTCTTCAAAAATGGATATAGACAATAGACCTAATAGTGCTGATTTATTCAAGCAGATTGAGGGGAAATTGACGACGTTTGAAATTGAGGCAATTAATAACAAAGTTCTAACTCTATTAGATTATGCACCCTATCTTTTTATTCGTCCATTTTGGCAAGAATTGTTGAAAGGAGAGAAAGGTTATAAAGTAAACGAACATATCAAACAACTTGCTAACGAAGCTTTTGAAAACAACACCCACCAAACTATCTATCGGTTTATTGGTAAAAAGAAGGAGGAAAAAATTGAAGTAGATGAAAAATGGGTAAATTACTTCAAGGATAATCATGGTATTATTCAGGGCTTTATTTACTGGCATTTAGTTCGTTTTCTGCAAAAACACAATCCCAACGTTATTGGATTGTCTGAAAAGTTGTTCAAGCCTGTTGAAAGAGATTTAAAACGTGCAAAACGATTTTGGCGGTTGTATTTTTCTGCTCATTCGTCACTTCAATGTATTTATTCCAACACTCCAATTCGCTCCAATATTTCTATTGACCACTTTTTGCCTTGGAGTTATGTAGCTCATGATGAATTGTGGAATCTATTGCCAACCTTTAAAAAAGTCAATTCGAGTAAAGGAAACTGCTTGCCGAACCTCAATCAATATTTAGGTTCTTTTATTCATTTGCAGCATAAGGCTTTTCTCACTGCATACAATTCTTCGATGAAAGAAGAAGACAGGAAAAAATTATTAGAGGATTATACTTTCCTCTTTAACAAATCTATTGACCAAATAGCAGCACTACCTTATACAAAGTTTGAACAAAAAATAAAGGATACTCTCATTCCCATGCACCAAATTGCTACAAATATGGGCTTTTCTACAAATTGGACTTACCAACCATAA